A stretch of Carnobacterium iners DNA encodes these proteins:
- a CDS encoding uracil-DNA glycosylase: MKIPIENDWLPILNQPNLDATYQKLTLFLTNEYQNKTIYPEKEQIWQAFEWTPYRDVRVVILGQDPYHGPNQAHGLSFSVKPGIKTPPSLVNIYKELETDLGCDRVNHGYLKSWAEQGVLLLNTVLTVRKGEAHSHRKKGWEEVTDHVIKELSNREEPIVFILWGNPSIDKRNLINEEKHVVLTSSHPSPLSAYRGFFGSKPFSSTNVALEKLNQAPINWQLPEKV, encoded by the coding sequence ATGAAGATACCCATTGAAAATGATTGGCTTCCAATTTTAAATCAGCCTAATTTAGATGCAACTTATCAAAAACTAACCTTATTTTTGACAAACGAATACCAAAATAAAACGATTTACCCAGAAAAAGAGCAAATCTGGCAAGCTTTTGAATGGACACCCTATCGAGATGTTCGAGTCGTTATATTAGGACAAGATCCTTATCATGGCCCTAACCAAGCTCATGGATTAAGTTTTTCTGTTAAACCAGGTATAAAAACACCTCCTTCTTTAGTAAATATTTATAAAGAACTTGAGACAGATCTAGGATGTGATCGAGTTAACCATGGATATTTAAAGTCTTGGGCCGAGCAAGGTGTGTTATTATTAAACACTGTATTGACGGTACGAAAAGGTGAAGCTCATTCACACCGTAAAAAAGGATGGGAGGAGGTTACGGATCACGTTATTAAAGAATTGAGCAACCGAGAAGAGCCGATAGTTTTTATTTTGTGGGGGAATCCTTCTATCGATAAAAGAAACTTAATTAATGAGGAAAAGCACGTTGTCTTAACTTCCTCGCATCCAAGTCCGCTTTCAGCGTACCGTGGTTTTTTTGGTTCAAAGCCTTTTTCAAGTACAAATGTAGCATTAGAAAAATTGAATCAAGCTCCGATTAATTGGCAACTCCCTGAAAAAGTCTAG
- a CDS encoding NAD(P)-dependent oxidoreductase, with amino-acid sequence MRIGIIGATGRAGSRIVAEALVRGYLVVPLVRNAHKLKEQNWEVVEKDLFDLSYTDLAGLDVVVDAFKPSQGREELHQKSIEHLITLLEGHNKPRLIIVGGSGSLIVDRQTGIRLSETEDFPHSSKPTAYHMGKSLELLLAAKELNWIYISPSKHFIPDGIRIGSYQLGTDFLLTNHLGQSEISYADYAIALVDEIENRAFENRRINCCSK; translated from the coding sequence ATGAGAATAGGAATTATAGGAGCTACGGGGAGAGCCGGTTCTCGTATTGTTGCGGAAGCTCTTGTTAGAGGATATTTAGTTGTTCCGTTAGTCCGAAATGCTCATAAATTAAAAGAACAAAACTGGGAAGTTGTAGAAAAAGACTTATTTGACTTATCTTATACGGATCTTGCAGGACTGGATGTGGTAGTAGATGCCTTTAAGCCGTCCCAAGGACGAGAAGAACTGCATCAAAAGAGTATCGAACACTTGATTACTCTATTAGAAGGCCACAATAAGCCGAGATTAATTATAGTAGGTGGATCAGGTAGTTTAATTGTAGATAGACAAACGGGTATACGCCTATCTGAGACGGAAGATTTCCCCCATAGCTCAAAACCTACTGCTTATCATATGGGAAAATCATTAGAGCTATTGTTAGCTGCTAAAGAACTGAATTGGATCTATATTAGCCCTTCAAAACATTTTATACCAGATGGGATTCGAATTGGTAGCTACCAATTGGGTACTGATTTTCTTTTAACCAATCATTTAGGACAAAGTGAGATTAGTTACGCTGATTATGCTATTGCATTAGTAGATGAAATTGAAAATAGGGCTTTTGAAAATAGAAGAATAAATTGTTGTAGTAAATAG
- the tsaE gene encoding tRNA (adenosine(37)-N6)-threonylcarbamoyltransferase complex ATPase subunit type 1 TsaE, which yields MNQLYANNESETKQVAQELAKFLEPGDLILLEGGLGAGKTTFTKGLAIGLGIKKVIKSPTYTIIREYLDGRLPLYHMDVYRLEETGGRDLGLEEYFEGEGVSIVEWAKFIPEDLPTDYLQIKLQPAGQDLMEREILFHAVGEHYNQLLNLFLEER from the coding sequence TTGAATCAACTTTATGCAAATAATGAATCAGAAACAAAGCAAGTTGCACAAGAATTAGCAAAGTTTTTAGAGCCTGGGGATTTAATTTTGTTAGAAGGAGGTTTAGGTGCGGGAAAAACAACTTTTACTAAAGGATTAGCAATTGGGCTAGGGATTAAGAAAGTCATCAAAAGTCCAACCTATACGATCATTCGCGAATACTTAGATGGTAGATTGCCGCTCTATCATATGGATGTCTATCGCTTAGAAGAAACAGGTGGAAGGGATTTAGGACTAGAAGAGTACTTTGAAGGAGAAGGCGTTTCAATCGTTGAATGGGCTAAATTTATTCCAGAAGACTTGCCAACAGACTATTTACAAATTAAACTTCAGCCAGCTGGACAAGACTTAATGGAAAGAGAAATTTTATTCCACGCTGTTGGAGAACATTACAATCAATTACTGAATCTTTTTTTAGAAGAGAGATAA
- a CDS encoding cation-translocating P-type ATPase produces MKDYQKEQKDILAELNTTTNGLKDEEVNSRLKKFGTNELKSVKKDSVLKLFLETFKDAMVIVLLIVAVVQILIGSVVESLIIFAVLMINSVVSVVQTKKAEGSLDALKNMSAPIAKVIRNGEKISLAANQLVPGDIVILDAGDYVPADGRLIEAGSLKIDEGMLTGESVPADKDIATLSNVVPVGDRSNMVHSGTLVVYGRGVFVITATGNQTEIGQVANLLESAMTKQTPLQKKLDQFSKQLGIGILILSILIFVIEAVRIYFGGTANLSVDLLNAFMFAVAVAVAAIPEALQSIVTIVLSMGTNKMAKRHAIIRKLPAVETLGATSVICTDKTGTLTQNKMTIVDYFLLNGQSAPFNDKPETWTFDEKRLMQIAVLANDSTISETGQELGDPTEVAMVSFSNKVNQPYDEIRTKHPRIAELPFDSDRKLMSTVHKIDDESMMLTKGGPDVIFDRSTKVLIDGEIVPLTDERLKIIEDKNEAFSDRALRVLAFAYKPIADEQTIQFEDENDLILVGIMAMIDPPREAVYGAVEQAKKAGIKTVMITGDHKTTAQAIARDIGISQEGDIALTGQELDALTEDELNEQLEKISVYARVSPENKIRIVRAWQTKDKVSAMTGDGVNDAPALKQADIGIAMGSGTDVAKDAAAMVLTDDNFVSIISAVEVGRNVYDNIKKAIAYLFAGNLGAIIAIVAALLMDWVNPFTALQLLFINLVNDSVPAIALGMEKGEPNVMLRKPRDPNEGIFAGETLVSVLYRGSLIGIAVIISQYIGLGYSNEISVAMAFTTLILARTLQTFPARSNSQTSIGAGLFSNIYVILAVIFCFSLYGLTVLPGVREFFAIPADFGWVHWRIAAGLAFGSVVLMEITKLIVRKKA; encoded by the coding sequence TTGAAAGATTACCAAAAAGAACAAAAAGATATCTTAGCAGAATTAAATACGACAACCAATGGATTGAAGGACGAGGAAGTAAACAGTCGCCTTAAAAAATTTGGAACCAATGAGTTAAAATCAGTAAAAAAAGATTCAGTCTTGAAGCTTTTTCTAGAAACGTTCAAAGATGCAATGGTTATCGTTTTATTAATTGTAGCCGTCGTTCAAATTTTAATCGGTTCGGTTGTTGAGTCTCTTATTATTTTTGCCGTTCTAATGATTAATTCAGTCGTTAGTGTGGTTCAAACTAAAAAAGCTGAGGGCTCTTTAGATGCTTTAAAAAATATGTCTGCTCCGATAGCTAAAGTGATTCGAAATGGAGAAAAAATATCTTTAGCTGCTAATCAATTAGTACCTGGTGATATCGTTATTTTAGATGCAGGAGATTATGTACCTGCTGATGGCCGTTTAATCGAAGCTGGTTCATTAAAAATTGATGAAGGCATGCTGACTGGCGAATCTGTTCCGGCCGATAAAGATATCGCAACTCTTTCAAACGTTGTTCCAGTTGGAGATCGTTCTAATATGGTTCATAGCGGAACACTGGTTGTCTATGGTCGTGGTGTATTTGTTATCACTGCAACAGGAAATCAAACTGAAATTGGCCAAGTTGCTAATTTATTGGAAAGTGCTATGACAAAACAAACGCCATTACAGAAAAAATTGGATCAATTTAGCAAACAACTTGGAATTGGAATTTTAATTCTCTCTATTCTTATTTTTGTTATTGAAGCCGTCCGTATTTACTTTGGTGGTACAGCTAATCTTAGCGTAGACTTATTAAATGCCTTTATGTTTGCTGTTGCCGTTGCTGTTGCTGCGATTCCTGAAGCTTTACAATCGATTGTTACGATTGTCCTTTCAATGGGAACCAACAAAATGGCTAAACGTCATGCGATTATTCGTAAGTTACCAGCTGTAGAAACATTGGGTGCAACGAGCGTTATTTGTACCGATAAGACAGGAACTTTAACGCAAAATAAAATGACTATTGTTGACTACTTCTTATTAAACGGTCAATCTGCTCCTTTTAATGACAAACCAGAAACATGGACATTTGATGAAAAACGTCTTATGCAAATTGCTGTTTTAGCTAACGATTCAACGATCAGCGAAACAGGACAAGAGCTAGGTGATCCTACCGAAGTCGCTATGGTCTCTTTTAGCAATAAAGTAAACCAGCCCTACGATGAGATACGTACAAAACACCCTCGTATTGCTGAACTGCCTTTTGACTCTGATCGTAAATTGATGTCTACTGTTCATAAAATAGACGATGAATCTATGATGTTAACTAAAGGTGGACCAGACGTTATTTTTGATCGCAGTACAAAAGTTTTAATCGATGGAGAAATTGTTCCTTTAACTGACGAACGTTTAAAAATAATAGAAGATAAAAACGAAGCTTTCTCAGATCGTGCATTACGAGTTTTAGCGTTTGCTTATAAACCGATTGCTGACGAACAGACTATTCAATTTGAAGATGAGAATGATTTAATTCTTGTCGGCATTATGGCTATGATTGACCCTCCTCGTGAAGCTGTCTATGGAGCTGTTGAACAAGCTAAAAAAGCAGGTATTAAGACAGTTATGATTACTGGGGACCATAAAACAACCGCTCAAGCTATTGCGCGTGATATTGGTATCTCACAAGAAGGAGATATTGCTTTAACCGGTCAAGAACTAGATGCGCTAACAGAAGACGAGCTAAATGAACAATTGGAAAAAATCTCTGTTTATGCACGTGTTTCTCCTGAAAATAAAATCAGGATTGTACGAGCTTGGCAAACTAAAGACAAAGTTTCTGCTATGACGGGTGACGGTGTTAACGATGCACCTGCCTTAAAACAAGCAGACATTGGTATTGCAATGGGAAGTGGAACAGATGTAGCTAAGGATGCTGCTGCTATGGTTTTAACAGATGATAACTTCGTTTCTATTATCAGTGCAGTTGAAGTTGGACGTAATGTCTACGATAACATAAAAAAAGCCATCGCCTATCTATTTGCCGGTAATTTAGGAGCAATTATCGCTATTGTTGCTGCGCTATTGATGGACTGGGTAAACCCATTCACTGCTTTACAACTCTTATTCATTAATCTAGTTAACGACTCTGTTCCAGCGATTGCTTTAGGCATGGAAAAAGGCGAACCAAATGTTATGTTGCGTAAACCTAGAGATCCAAACGAAGGCATCTTCGCCGGTGAAACGCTAGTCTCTGTTCTTTATCGTGGATCTTTAATCGGTATTGCCGTTATTATTTCGCAATACATCGGATTAGGTTATTCAAACGAAATAAGTGTTGCAATGGCCTTTACTACTTTGATATTGGCAAGAACCTTACAAACTTTCCCTGCTCGTTCTAATTCTCAAACATCTATCGGAGCAGGATTATTTTCTAATATCTATGTTATACTTGCAGTTATTTTCTGTTTCTCTTTATATGGTTTAACTGTCCTTCCTGGCGTTCGTGAATTCTTTGCTATCCCTGCTGATTTTGGTTGGGTACATTGGAGAATTGCTGCTGGGTTAGCCTTTGGATCTGTTGTTTTAATGGAAATAACTAAACTAATCGTTCGTAAAAAAGCTTAA
- a CDS encoding Cof-type HAD-IIB family hydrolase has protein sequence MIKLIASDMDGTLLNEKMVISDINAKAILAAQKKGIHFMIATGRGYSEAKPLIEEVGISCPLITLNGAQVYNEKGEIIENIGLSKETVKAILEKTKALGLYCEMTTSLGVYSDNKAKRIEAVASLIYRTNPDTSFKMAVVLAAARLEIMNINYVTDYKELIDDDSIEILKIIVFSGAGPKVLQPLAEDLKETGDLAITASFVNNIEINHVKAQKGLALVRAAQALDIHTDDIMALGDNYNDVSMLKVAGYSVAVENAEEGVKAHAKYLTSTNSENGVAESILLALNDEMAKQLAQ, from the coding sequence ATGATTAAACTAATTGCGTCGGATATGGACGGGACCTTACTTAACGAAAAGATGGTCATCTCAGATATAAATGCTAAAGCAATTTTAGCTGCTCAAAAAAAAGGGATTCATTTTATGATCGCTACAGGTCGAGGATACTCAGAAGCTAAACCTTTGATTGAAGAAGTTGGTATCTCTTGCCCCTTAATCACGCTTAATGGTGCACAAGTATACAATGAAAAAGGCGAGATTATCGAAAATATTGGCTTGAGTAAAGAAACAGTTAAAGCTATTTTAGAAAAAACTAAAGCACTAGGTTTGTACTGTGAGATGACAACTTCTCTGGGAGTTTATTCAGATAATAAGGCAAAACGTATTGAAGCTGTTGCTTCATTAATTTATCGAACGAATCCAGACACCTCTTTCAAAATGGCTGTTGTTTTAGCCGCAGCACGTTTAGAAATTATGAATATTAATTATGTTACAGACTACAAGGAACTAATAGATGACGATTCTATTGAGATTTTAAAAATTATTGTGTTTAGTGGAGCTGGACCAAAAGTTCTTCAACCACTTGCTGAAGATTTGAAGGAAACTGGTGACTTAGCCATAACCGCTTCTTTTGTTAATAATATTGAAATTAATCATGTTAAAGCGCAAAAAGGTTTAGCTTTAGTTCGAGCGGCCCAAGCGTTAGACATTCATACAGATGATATCATGGCTCTTGGAGATAACTACAACGATGTATCCATGCTAAAGGTTGCCGGTTATAGCGTAGCTGTTGAAAATGCTGAAGAAGGTGTAAAAGCACATGCCAAATACCTTACTTCTACAAATAGTGAAAATGGTGTAGCTGAGTCTATTTTACTAGCATTAAATGATGAGATGGCCAAACAACTCGCTCAATAA
- a CDS encoding glycoside hydrolase family 1 protein: MKYQFPENFWWGSAASGPQAEGIYEGDKKGESIWDHWYEEEPEKFFNQVGPEKTSRFYKKYQEDIQLMKQTGHNSFRTSIQWSRLFPDNTGKVNQVGVDFYNAVIDELIEKDIEPFINLYHFDMPMWLQEKGGWLNRNTVEAYTLFAKTCFELFGDRVKKWFTHNEPIVPVEGGYLYQFHYPNEVNMKHAVQVAYHEVLASAKAIKIYHEMKLDGEIGIILNLTPSYPRDEANPEDVKAATIADAFFNRSFLDSAVKGEFPKDLVDLLRAISHLPETEIGDLAIIKENTVDLLGVNYYQPRRIKAEESDEKLAQGPMPDDYFDNYVMPGRKMNPYRGWEIYEKGIYDILTNLRENYGNIRCFISENGMGVENEERYINKEGVVEDDYRIEFVKDHLAYVHQALQEGSNVQGYHMWTCMDNWSWMNAYKNRYGFISVDLNQEGKRTIKKSGHWFKEMTSQNGF, translated from the coding sequence ATGAAGTATCAATTTCCTGAAAATTTTTGGTGGGGCTCAGCAGCAAGCGGTCCTCAAGCAGAAGGTATTTACGAAGGAGACAAAAAAGGAGAAAGCATTTGGGACCATTGGTATGAAGAAGAACCCGAAAAATTTTTTAATCAAGTAGGACCAGAAAAGACGTCCCGTTTTTATAAAAAATATCAAGAAGATATTCAATTAATGAAGCAAACTGGACACAATAGTTTTAGAACCTCTATCCAATGGAGTCGACTTTTTCCGGATAATACAGGAAAAGTAAATCAAGTAGGCGTAGACTTTTATAATGCCGTTATTGATGAGCTAATTGAAAAGGATATTGAACCGTTTATAAACTTATATCACTTTGATATGCCTATGTGGTTACAAGAAAAAGGTGGTTGGTTGAATCGTAATACAGTAGAGGCTTATACTCTATTCGCTAAGACTTGTTTCGAGTTGTTTGGCGATCGTGTAAAAAAATGGTTTACACACAATGAGCCAATCGTGCCGGTTGAAGGAGGTTACCTTTACCAATTTCATTATCCAAATGAAGTCAATATGAAACATGCGGTCCAAGTAGCATATCATGAGGTTCTTGCAAGTGCAAAAGCAATAAAAATTTACCATGAGATGAAACTTGATGGTGAGATTGGAATTATTTTAAATCTTACACCAAGTTATCCTCGTGATGAAGCGAATCCTGAAGATGTAAAAGCAGCTACTATTGCAGATGCATTCTTTAATCGTTCTTTTCTTGATTCTGCAGTAAAAGGAGAATTTCCAAAAGATCTAGTAGATTTGTTGCGCGCTATCAGTCATCTTCCTGAAACTGAAATAGGTGATTTAGCTATTATCAAAGAAAATACAGTTGATTTACTAGGCGTAAACTATTATCAACCAAGAAGAATCAAAGCAGAAGAGTCTGATGAAAAATTAGCACAAGGACCAATGCCAGATGACTATTTTGATAATTATGTAATGCCAGGACGTAAAATGAATCCCTATCGTGGATGGGAAATTTACGAAAAAGGCATTTACGATATTCTAACGAACTTAAGAGAAAATTATGGGAATATTCGATGTTTCATTTCTGAGAACGGAATGGGTGTTGAAAATGAAGAACGCTATATTAATAAAGAGGGCGTAGTAGAAGACGATTATCGAATTGAGTTTGTTAAAGACCATTTAGCTTATGTCCATCAAGCCCTTCAAGAAGGAAGCAATGTTCAAGGTTACCACATGTGGACGTGCATGGATAACTGGTCATGGATGAATGCTTATAAGAACCGTTATGGTTTTATTTCGGTTGATTTAAATCAAGAAGGAAAGAGAACAATTAAAAAAAGTGGCCACTGGTTTAAAGAAATGACCAGCCAAAATGGATTTTAA
- a CDS encoding 3'-5' exonuclease, translated as MNFVALDFETASHQRHSACSVALTIVKNSRIVDHYYTLIKPETEFSWRNIQVHGIHPEDVRYAPRFDRVWEDIKPCFKENKLIVAHNVPFDRGVLQGTLDYYHIEQPHFQTLCTVQSSRKLITGIPNHKLNTVSAHLGIQLENHHHALDDSNASAEILLYLENHFGTDLLKKLVKHV; from the coding sequence ATGAATTTTGTTGCATTAGATTTTGAAACTGCCAGTCACCAACGTCATAGCGCTTGCTCTGTTGCTTTAACGATTGTTAAAAATAGCCGGATTGTCGATCACTACTATACTTTAATTAAACCAGAGACAGAGTTCTCATGGCGAAATATTCAAGTACATGGTATTCATCCAGAAGATGTTCGATACGCACCAAGATTTGACCGTGTTTGGGAAGATATTAAGCCTTGTTTTAAGGAGAATAAATTAATCGTTGCCCATAACGTTCCCTTTGACAGAGGTGTTTTACAAGGTACTCTCGACTATTACCATATTGAACAACCTCATTTCCAAACACTTTGCACCGTTCAATCTAGCCGTAAACTAATTACCGGGATTCCTAATCATAAATTAAATACGGTATCAGCTCATTTAGGCATCCAATTAGAAAATCACCATCACGCTCTAGATGATAGCAATGCGAGTGCTGAAATCTTATTGTATTTAGAAAATCATTTTGGTACAGATCTTCTTAAGAAATTGGTTAAACACGTTTAA
- a CDS encoding GntR family transcriptional regulator — MVKYEAIANEMRQRILTGTYPIESLIPDQISLAKEFRVSRMTMKKALDILAMEGLIYRQRGSGTFVMKTALLNQQDSAVNEYEGLTKQLSGKKVTSKVIEFNVEFPSEEIMKHLMIKKKQPVYKLVRLRVVDGNPYVLEHTYMPVDLAVGLTEEILEQSIYRYIHEELDLHFGGAFRKIHADKSSHYDQEYLNCKIDDPILEVEQVVYLKDGRPFEYSRSRHRYDTRSYTISDINRNN; from the coding sequence ATGGTAAAATATGAAGCCATCGCTAATGAGATGAGACAGCGAATATTAACAGGTACGTACCCTATTGAATCCCTTATCCCGGATCAAATTAGTTTAGCCAAAGAGTTTAGAGTCAGTCGGATGACAATGAAAAAAGCCTTAGATATTCTTGCAATGGAGGGTCTTATTTACCGACAGCGTGGGTCAGGTACATTTGTAATGAAAACAGCCCTATTAAATCAACAAGACTCAGCTGTAAATGAATATGAAGGATTAACCAAACAGTTGAGTGGAAAAAAAGTCACGAGTAAAGTAATTGAATTCAATGTAGAATTCCCTTCAGAAGAGATAATGAAACATTTAATGATTAAAAAAAAGCAACCCGTTTATAAATTAGTCAGATTGCGAGTAGTGGATGGTAATCCTTATGTCTTGGAGCATACATATATGCCAGTTGACTTAGCAGTAGGATTAACGGAAGAAATTTTAGAACAATCTATTTATCGCTACATCCATGAAGAGCTAGATTTACATTTTGGTGGTGCGTTTAGAAAAATTCACGCAGATAAGTCCTCTCATTACGATCAAGAGTACCTCAATTGTAAAATAGATGATCCAATATTAGAAGTAGAACAAGTCGTTTATTTGAAAGATGGACGTCCATTTGAGTATTCTCGGAGTCGCCATCGTTACGATACACGAAGCTATACCATATCAGATATTAATAGAAATAACTAA
- the thiD gene encoding bifunctional hydroxymethylpyrimidine kinase/phosphomethylpyrimidine kinase, which translates to MADIKRTLTIAGSDSSGGAGIQADLKTFAEYGTYGLSALTAIATMDPDNNWSHGVTTIDIPVIEAQLKTIFASDEKIAAVKTGMLPNVEIITVVAKAIKDNQLENIVIDPVMVCKGEDEVLNPENANALRDILTPLATVVTPNLFEAGVLSGLGKLTTLEDMKKAAIKIHELGAKNIVIKGGKALAGDKAIDLFYDGSTFNVLKSEKIAPAYNHGAGCTFAAAITAGLAQGLSVEESIIKAKDFVTEAIRSGFKYNQYVGSVYHSGYRLSKQETI; encoded by the coding sequence ATGGCAGATATTAAAAGAACACTAACAATTGCAGGAAGCGACTCAAGTGGCGGTGCTGGAATACAAGCAGACCTTAAAACATTTGCTGAATATGGTACTTATGGCCTATCTGCCCTAACCGCAATTGCTACAATGGATCCTGATAACAACTGGAGCCATGGTGTAACAACGATTGACATTCCCGTCATAGAAGCTCAATTAAAAACAATTTTCGCAAGCGATGAGAAAATTGCAGCTGTGAAAACAGGTATGTTACCAAATGTAGAGATTATCACTGTTGTTGCCAAAGCGATCAAAGACAACCAGTTAGAAAATATCGTTATTGATCCAGTAATGGTTTGCAAAGGCGAAGACGAAGTGTTAAATCCAGAAAATGCTAATGCATTACGCGATATTTTAACACCTTTAGCAACTGTTGTGACACCTAATTTGTTTGAAGCAGGTGTCCTTTCTGGTCTCGGAAAATTAACTACACTAGAAGACATGAAAAAAGCTGCTATAAAAATACACGAACTTGGAGCAAAAAATATCGTAATCAAAGGTGGAAAAGCTCTGGCAGGCGATAAAGCTATTGATTTATTCTATGATGGGTCAACTTTCAACGTCTTAAAGAGTGAAAAGATTGCTCCTGCCTATAATCATGGAGCTGGCTGTACGTTTGCCGCAGCCATTACAGCTGGGTTGGCTCAAGGATTAAGCGTTGAAGAATCGATTATAAAAGCAAAAGATTTTGTAACAGAAGCTATTCGTAGCGGATTTAAATACAACCAATACGTTGGTTCTGTTTACCACAGTGGTTACCGCTTGTCTAAACAAGAGACGATTTAA
- a CDS encoding YvrJ family protein, producing METNPEWLSVIVEVIGNLGFPIFVAWFLLQRMENKLDELVKAIQDLNHVFNNTNR from the coding sequence TTGGAAACAAATCCAGAATGGCTATCTGTTATTGTAGAAGTCATTGGTAATCTTGGATTTCCTATTTTTGTCGCTTGGTTTCTTTTACAACGAATGGAAAATAAGTTAGACGAATTAGTTAAAGCTATCCAAGATTTAAACCATGTCTTTAACAATACAAATAGGTAA
- the pta gene encoding phosphate acetyltransferase: MELFDGLKFNIVRKNIRIVFPEGTEPRIIGAVVRLQAEELIQPVLLGNPEEIKEVAKKRGFNVDNIEIIDPNNYEAAQEMIQSLVDRRKGKVTIEQATEMIKDENYFGTMLTYMGKVDGLVSGAIHSTSDTVRPALQIIKTKPGVSRTSGAFIMLRGRDNEKYLFSDCAINVNPNAQELAEIAVESAKTAELFGIEPKVAMLSFSTKGSARAEEATKVAEATKIAQELAPHYEIDGELQFDAAYVASVGQQKAPNSNVAGQATVFVFPELQSGNIGYKIAQRFGNFEAIGPILQGLNKPISDLSRGCNEEDVYKLAIITATQSLMNE, from the coding sequence GTGGAATTATTTGACGGTTTGAAATTTAATATTGTAAGGAAAAATATTCGTATTGTTTTTCCAGAAGGAACAGAACCCCGTATTATTGGAGCTGTTGTCCGTTTACAAGCAGAAGAACTGATCCAACCAGTTTTACTTGGTAATCCAGAAGAAATTAAAGAGGTTGCTAAAAAACGTGGATTTAATGTAGATAATATTGAAATTATTGATCCAAATAATTATGAAGCTGCTCAAGAAATGATTCAATCTCTTGTAGATCGTCGTAAAGGAAAAGTAACGATTGAGCAGGCAACAGAAATGATTAAAGATGAGAATTATTTTGGCACGATGCTAACATATATGGGTAAAGTTGATGGACTAGTTAGTGGAGCTATTCATTCTACCAGTGATACAGTACGCCCAGCACTGCAAATCATTAAAACAAAACCTGGTGTGAGTCGCACAAGTGGTGCATTTATTATGCTACGCGGCCGTGACAATGAAAAATACTTGTTTTCAGATTGCGCAATCAATGTTAATCCAAATGCTCAAGAATTAGCAGAAATTGCTGTTGAAAGTGCAAAAACAGCTGAACTATTTGGTATAGAGCCTAAAGTTGCTATGCTAAGTTTTTCAACTAAAGGATCAGCTAGAGCAGAAGAAGCAACTAAAGTAGCGGAAGCAACAAAAATTGCTCAAGAATTAGCTCCTCATTACGAAATTGATGGCGAGTTACAATTTGATGCAGCATACGTTGCATCCGTTGGACAACAAAAAGCACCAAATTCTAATGTTGCTGGTCAAGCAACTGTCTTTGTTTTCCCGGAATTGCAATCAGGAAATATTGGTTATAAAATCGCGCAACGTTTTGGTAACTTTGAAGCGATTGGACCCATTTTACAAGGCTTAAACAAACCGATTTCTGACCTTTCACGTGGATGTAATGAAGAAGATGTTTATAAATTAGCTATTATCACAGCTACCCAAAGTTTAATGAACGAATAA